One Cucurbita pepo subsp. pepo cultivar mu-cu-16 chromosome LG20, ASM280686v2, whole genome shotgun sequence genomic window carries:
- the LOC111783531 gene encoding uncharacterized protein LOC111783531, whose amino-acid sequence MWMNNGKNNFPGRGFSTPPPSWRSRPFRSPKTAPFLDRKRSSPNSANKSDLFHVIHKIPAGDSPYVKAKQVQLIDKDPSRAVSLFWAAINAGDRVDSALKDMAVVMKQLDRSDEAIEAIRSFRHLCSYDSQESIDNVLIELYKRSGRIEEEIDMLRCKLKQIEDGTVFGGKKTKAARSQGKKVQITVEQEKSRVLGNLAWAFLQQDNVDVAEEYYRKALCLETDNNKQCNLAICLILMNRLPEAKSMLQSIRASSGGTAMEESYAKSFERASHMLAEKESKLFNSSELEEGNSTTVRAGTCVPQLTSSMRWTRDDEEMYVNENSRDDHHWNRHENESFGWSEDCFSENLGKSSSCISIKMKENRNRNRDRDQDGLLRLVDEGVNCCSLYSSPTRAKRHVEVPFTQAKNSLWEFNNRCQPNETMQRKRTSSSNRKVLFDPDQSFDNGFAVDASSESERSGPTSNYMSKMSAASDAVELEVPFTQPRSCSWGINGGDRQQKTSECFRSLLSSSSSRKLSFEPHTSTENTQALTCSSFGRSELSRAVSDEDVEYEERAMPYDSMKIQKEHKHNSSAVGGKKSWADMVEEEEEEDDGDNEKEDDTEETSSSERARVNCFNDRGSSSDNEELKFNDENLNSNILHQKNHSPPSSNHVEDGAKDSVDVVSSRNSAVRRPLCFDQQPTLDSADNRRSSPLPKKDSTTEDEENVKLIRRNRLQIFQEITVHQELSFIVSFFSHRHRQLHCIILGHRIFFDCRRLRCLRPVLAATPSDKVHLQWTRKFRILSVPKAASFRTSYSTGGILGKGIECSMKSYKLSELNQDAVTSLKARPRIDFSSIFGVVQPIVDDVRKRGDVAVRDYTSKFDKVELNEIVVSVSDLPEPELDAAVKEAFDIAYDNIYAFHAAQISAEKNVENMPGVKCKRVARSIASVGLYVPGGTAVLPSTALMLSIPAQIARCGTVVLATPPSQDGSICKEVLYCAKKAGVTHILKAGGAQAISAMAWGTESCPKVEKIFGPGNQYVTAAKMILQNSEAMISIDMPAGPSEVLVIADRYASPVHIAADLLSQAEHGPDSQVVLVIAGDGVDLKAIEEELSKQCKSLPRGEFASKALSHSFTVFARDMVEAVSFSNLYAPEHLIINVKDAEKWESFIQNAGSVFLGPWTPESVGDYASGTNHVLPTYGYARMYGGVSLDSFLKYMTVQSLTEEGLRKLGPYVEKMAEVEGLDAHKRAVTLRLKDIEARQISTSSNSNRIRRTWISLVVNKTNREHKHIALLQHFPYMSIFRIRCDESYF is encoded by the exons ATGTGGATGAACAATGGCAAGAACAACTTTCCCGGCAGGGGATTTTCAACCCCTCCTCCGTCGTGGAGATCGAGGCCGTTCCGATCACCGAAAACGGCGCCGTTCTTAGATAGGAAAAGATCGTCTCCGAATTCCGCGAACAAATCTGATctgtttcatgtcattcacAAAATTCCTGCCGGGGACTCTCCTTATGTTAAGGCCAAACAAGTTCAG TTGATAGACAAAGATCCGAGTAGGGCTGTGTCTTTGTTTTGGGCTGCAATAAATGCTGGGGATCGTGTGGACAGTGCTCTAAAAGACATGGCTGTAGTAATGAAGCAGCTCGACCGCTCCGATGAAGCGATCGAAGCGATACGATCGTTTCGCCATCTCTGCTCTTATGATTCTCAGGAGTCCATTGACAATGTCTTGATTGAGTTATACAAG CGATCTGGAAGAATCGAAGAAGAGATCGATATGCTTCGATGCAAACTGAAACAGATCGAAGATGGCACGGTTTTCGGAGGGAAGAAGACGAAGGCTGCGAGATCCCAAGGGAAGAAAGTGCAAATTACTGTTGAACAAGAGAAATCAAG AGTTCTTGGAAACTTGGCTTGGGCTTTCTTGCAGCAGGACAACGTCGACGTCGCTGAAGAGTATTACCG GAAAGCTTTGTGTCTCGAGACTGATAATAACAAACAATGCAATCTTGCTATCTGTCTGATCCTTATGAATCGGCTACCGGAAGCGAAGTCGATGCTTCAGTCGATACGAGCTTCTTCTGGTGGCACGGCCATGGAAGAGTCGTATGCCAAATCGTTTGAACGCGCATCTCATATGTTAGCTGAAAAAGAATCGAAGTTGTTCAATTCATCAGAGCTGGAAGAAGGTAATAGCACAACTGTTAGAGCTGGGACTTGTGTTCCTCAGCTCACTTCATCCATGAGGTGGACTCGAGATGACGAAGAGATGTACGTAAATGAAAATAGTCGGGACGATCATCACTGGAACCGACATGAGAACGAGTCATTTGGATGGAGTGAAGATTGTTTTAGTGAAAATCTAGGAAAAAGTAGCTCCTGCATTTCCAtcaaaatgaaggaaaatcgAAACCGAAACCGAGACCGAGACCAAGATGGTTTATTGAGATTAGTAGATGAGGGTGTGAATTGCTGCTCATTGTATTCATCTCCGACTCGAGCGAAACGACACGTTGAAGTTCCATTCACTCAAGCGAAGAATTCCTTATGGGAATTCAATAATCGATGTCAACCGAACGAAACGATGCAGCGAAAAAGAACCAGTTCGAGTAATAGGAAAGTTTTGTTTGATCCAGATCAAAGTTTTGACAATGGTTTTGCTGTAGATGCTTCTTCTGAATCTGAACGAAGCGGACCAACCTCGAATTACATGTCGAAGATGTCTGCAGCTTCTGATGCAGTTGAACTGGAGGTTCCGTTCACGCAACCGAGGAGTTGTTCGTGGGGAATAAACGGAGGAGATCGTCAGCAAAAGACGTCGGAATGCTTCAGAAGTTTGCTCAGCAGTAGTTCTAGTAGAAAACTTTCATTTGAGCCTCACACAAGCACTGAAAATACTCAAGCATTGACATGTTCAAGCTTTGGAAGATCTGAACTTTCAAGAGCAGTGAGTGATGAAGACGTCGAGTACGAAGAACGTGCAATGCCATACGACTCGATGAAGATACAGAAAGAACACAAACACAATTCATCAGCAGTTGGTGGGAAGAAGAGTTGGGCAGATATGGtcgaagaagaggaagaagaggacgACGGTGACAACGAGAAGGAAGACGATACAGAAGAAACGTCCTCAAGCGAACGAGCTCGAGTCAACTGCTTCAACGATCGGGGGAGCAGCAGTGACAATGAGGAGTTGAAGTTCAATGATGAAAATCTAAATTCCAACATACTCCACCAGAAGAACCACAGTCCTCCAAGCAGCAATCATGTTGAAGATGGAGCTAAGGACTCGGTCGACGTCGTTTCGTCGAGAAACTCAGCAGTACGACGGCCTTTGTGCTTCGACCAACAGCCGACGCTAGACTCGGCTGATAACCGACGCTCGTCCCCGCTGCCAAAGAAAGATTCGACAACTGAGGATGAAGAGAATGTGAAGTTGATAAGGAGAAACAGATTGCAGATCTTCCAAGAGATTACAGTGCATCAAGAGCTAAGC tttattgtctctttcttctctcaccGGCACCGGCAGCTCCACTGTATTATTTTGGGGCACAGAATCTTTTTCGATTGTCGTCGGCTCCGCTGCCTCCGGCCGGTGCTCGCCGCCACGCCCTCCGATAAAGTCCATCTCCAGTG GACGCGGAAGTTTCGCATTTTGAGTGTTCCGAAGGCTGCTTCTTTTCGTACTTCTTATTCTACCGGAG GAATTTTGGGCAAAGGCATAGAGTGTTCAATGAAGTCTTACAAGTTATCTGAACTTAATCAGGATGCTGTCACTAGTCTAAAGGCCCGTCCTCGCattgatttttcttcaatatttgGTGTG GTCCAGCCCATTGTTGATGATGTTCGAAAAAGAGGTGATGTTGCAGTTAGAGA CTATACTTCAAAGTTTGACAAAGTTGAACTCAACGAGATTGTTGTTAGTGTCTCTGACCTGCCAGAGCCAGAG CTTGATGCAGCTGTCAAAGAAGCATTTGATATAGCTTATGACAACATATATGCATTTCATGCTGCCCAGATATCGGCTgagaaaaatgttgaaaatatgCCT ggggttaaatgcaaacgTGTGGCAAGAAGCATTGCTTCTGTTGGTCTCTATGTTCCTGGGGGAACTGCTGTTCTACCTTCAACGGCTTTGATGCTCTCTATT CCTGCCCAGATTGCTCGTTGTGGTACTGTTGTTCTTGCAACACCTCCCAGTCAGGATGGCAGCATATGCAAG GAGGTGCTCTATTGTGCGAAGAAGGCTGGTGTGACTCACATTCTTAAAGCAGGGGGAGCTCAG GCTATCTCTGCTATGGCTTGGGGGACAGAATCTTGCCCTAAG GTGGAGAAAATTTTTGGCCCTGGTAATCAATATGTAACAGCTGCCAAAATGATTCTTcaa AATAGTGAAGCAATGATCTCAATTGACATGCCTGCGGGCCCTTCAGAAGTTCTGGTTATTGCTGATAGATATGCCAGCCCAGTTCATATAGCAGCAGATCTGCTTTCCCAG GCGGAGCATGGCCCTGACAGTCAGGTCGTTCTTGTAATTGCTGGTGATGGTGTGGATCTTAAAGCTATTGAAGAAGAACTCAGTAAACAATGTAAAAGTCTTCCAAGGGGAGAGTTTGCTTCAAAAGCCCTGAGCCATAGTTTTACTGTGTTTGCTCGTGATATGGTTGAG GCGGTCTCTTTTTCAAACTTATATGCACCTGagcatttaataattaatgtcaAGGATGCAGAAAAGTGGGAGAGTTTCATCCAGAATGCAG GTTCGGTCTTCTTAGGGCCATGGACCCCAGAAAGCGTAGGAGATTATGCAAGTGGGACAAATCATGTTCTTCCAACCTATGGTTATGCACGGATGTATGGTGGAGTTTCACTTGACtcgtttttaaaatacatgacTGTACAGTCTTTGACAGAGGAAGGTTTGAGAAAACTTGGTCCGTACGTCGAAAAAATGGCTGAAGTTGAGGGATTGGATGCCCATAAAAGAGCTGTAACTCTTAGATTGAAGGATATTGAAGCCAGGCAGATCTCAACTTCAAG CAATAGCAACCGCATTCGTAGGACCTGGATTTCTCTGGTAGTGAACAAGACCAATAGGGAACACAAACACATCGCCCTTCTGCAACACTTTCCCTATATGTCGATTTTCAGGATACGATGTGATGAATCCTACTTCTAG
- the LOC111782489 gene encoding tubulin beta chain-like, with amino-acid sequence MREILHIQGGQCGNQIGAKFWEVICDEHGIDHTGKYSGDSELQLERINVYYNEASGGRYVPRAVLMDLEPGTMDSVRSGTFGQIFRPDNFVFGQSGAGNNWAKGHYTEGAELIDSVLDVVRKEAENCDCLQGFQVCHSLGGGTGSGMGTLLISKIREEFPDRMMLAFSVFPSPKVSDTVVEPYNATLSVHQLVENADECMVLDNEALYDICFRTLKLATPTFGDLNHLISSTMSGVTCCLRFPGQLNSDLRKLAVNLIPFPRLHFFMVGFAPLTSRGSQQYRSLTVPELTQQMWDAKNMMCAADPRHGRYLTASAMFRGKMSTKEVDEQMINVQNKNSSYFVEWIPNNVKSSVCDIPPKGLKMASTFIGNSTSIQEMFRRVSEQFTAMFRRKAFLHWYTGEGMDEMEFTEAESNMNDLVAEYQQYQDATADEEFEAEEEEAPA; translated from the exons ATGAGAGAAATCCTCCACATTCAGGGCGGCCAATGTGGCAATCAGATCGGTGCGAAGTTCTGGGAGGTCATTTGCGACGAACATGGCATTGACCACACCGGCAAATACAGCGGCGATTCTGAGCTTCAACTCGAGCGGATTAATGTCTATTACAATGAGGCTAGTGGTGGTAGGTATGTTCCTCGTGCCGTTCTTATGGATCTCGAGCCTGGAACCATGGATTCCGTCAGATCCGGAACCTTTGGCCAGATCTTCCGTCCCGATAACTTCGTTTTTGGTCAGTCTGGGGCTGGGAATAATTGGGCGAAGGGACATTACACCGAAGGAGCTGAGCTAATCGATTCTGTTCTCGATGTTGTTAGGAAGGAGGCTGAGAATTGTGATTGCTTGCAAG GATTCCAAGTTTGTCATTCTTTGGGTGGAGGCACTGGCTCTGGAATGGGAACACTTCTGATTTCAAAGATCAGGGAGGAGTTCCCAGATCGCATGATGTTGGCATTTTCTGTATTTCCTTCTCCCAAGGTTTCAGACACAGTTGTAGAACCATACAATGCCACTTTGTCTGTTCACCAGCTTGTGGAGAATGCTGATGAATGCATGGTCCTTGACAATGAAGCTCTCTACGATATTTGCTTCCGAACACTCAAGCTTGCTACTCCTACAT TTGGTGATCTGAACCACCTTATCTCTTCTACCATGAGTGGTGTTACTTGTTGTCTACGATTCCCTGGACAATTGAACTCTGATCTACGAAAGCTTGCTGTCAATCTTATTCCTTTCCCTCGTCTACATTTCTTTATGGTTGGTTTTGCACCATTAACATCAAGAGGATCCCAGCAGTACCGATCCCTCACGGTGCCAGAGTTAACCCAGCAGATGTGGGATGCCAAAAACATGATGTGCGCTGCCGATCCACGACACGGTCGGTACCTTACCGCTTCAGCCATGTTCCGTGGTAAGATGAGCACTAAAGAAGTAGACGAGCAGATGATCAATGTACAAAACAAGAACTCATCTTACTTTGTCGAATGGATACCCAACAACGTGAAGTCTAGCGTGTGTGACATCCCACCCAAGGGTCTGAAGATGGCGTCGACTTTCATCGGTAACTCGACTTCAATTCAGGAGATGTTCAGGAGGGTTAGTGAGCAGTTCACAGCCATGTTCAGGCGCAAGGCCTTCTTGCATTGGTACACCGGTGAAGGAATGGACGAAATGGAGTTCACCGAGGCTGAGAGTAACATGAACGATCTGGTCGCCGAGTATCAGCAGTACCAGGATGCGACTGCCGACGAAGAGTTCGAAGCTGAAGAAGAGGAAGCCCCTGCTTGA
- the LOC111782487 gene encoding putative pentatricopeptide repeat-containing protein At1g16830: MIWRHGCNIFRIAPCKILRTFAHQPHRKCSAPLINLTKNLHNQLNEDMEQKFSENRQVILTNELVHTTLLNCSSDLVTLSFFMWCAKQPNFFHNTTAFEYMVGVVSRLMKRYETVSGILSGLESVGIVTKAQTFLLLLRIYWRGGMYELVFEAFDHMDRRGFTPNTFARNVIMDVLFKVGRADVALKVFKETLLPNFLTFNIVLCNLSKIRDLIGIRDAFRCMLRMGYYPNPGTFEVVLNDLCKLGRLVEAYQVLGIMTTIGISMSVNIWTIMIDGFRRLHRTADASSLVKKMEKSGCSPNIVTYTTLIKGYMDAQLVSDAFDVLSIIELEGLSPDRVLYNVLIDGLAKIGRYDEALCIFLSMDKQNILPDCYTFSSLLNTICLSKRVFLLPKLVDGFFADVDLVACNSLLSYLAKAGFPSLALELYDEMLDKGLMPDKYSVLGVLTGLCQAKRIDEAVNLYNGILLNYTGVDAHIHTVIINGLIKAGKCHSAIRVFRKNLLGRSSLDAVSYSVAIRGLLMVGRGTEACNLYNYMKEAGINPNGDMCNVMLSSFCKEKDLESVKQMLQEMIDLGIEISWNNFCRLCNAIYSSSYNFYLVSHLLVEMKGLGLLPDKLACKTLVYKRLKAVNISEEHHKLLNGHLEYCLFGDTSSS, encoded by the coding sequence ATGATATGGAGACATGGCTGTAATATCTTCCGAATAGCACCTTGTAAAATCCTCAGAACATTTGCTCATCAGCCGCACCGTAAATGTTCAGCCCCACTTataaatttaaccaaaaaccTCCACAACCAACTAAACGAAGACATGGAACAGAAATTTTCAGAGAATAGGCAAGTGATTCTCACTAATGAGCTTGTGCACACGACTCTGTTGAATTGTTCTTCTGATTTAGTCACTTTGAGCTTTTTCATGTGGTGTGCTAAACAGCCCAATTTCTTCCACAACACCACGGCGTTTGAATACATGGTGGGTGTGGTTTCCCGTctcatgaaacgatatgaaacTGTGAGTGGGATTCTTTCGGGATTGGAGAGTGTTGGTATTGTGACTAAGGCACAAAcgtttttgcttcttttgagGATTTATTGGCGTGGAGGAATGTACGAGTTGGTTTTTGAAGCATTTGACCATATGGATCGCCGTGGATTTACACCAAACACGTTTGCACGTAATGTGATTATGGATGTGTTGTTCAAGGTTGGACGTGCTGATGTTGCTTTGAAGGTCTTTAAAGAGACCTTGCTACCTAATTTCTTGACATTTAACATTGTATTGTGTAATTTATCCAAAATAAGAGATTTGATAGGCATTAGAGATGCTTTTAGATGTATGTTGAGAATGGGGTATTATCCTAATCCTGGGACATTTGAAGTGGTTTTGAATGATTTATGCAAATTGGGTAGGCTGGTAGAAGCATATCAAGTTTTGGGTATAATGACAACTATTGGAATATCCATGTCTGTAAACATTTGGACTATAATGATTGATGGATTCCGTCGATTGCACAGAACTGCTGATGCTTCTTCTTTAGTGAAGAAGATGGAAAAATCTGGCTGTTCTCCGAACATTGTGACATATACTACTCTGATTAAGGGATATATGGATGCACAACTGGTTAGTGATGCATTTGATGTTTTAAGTATTATTGAATTGGAAGGGCTTTCCCCCGACCGGGTTCTTTACAATGTATTGATTGATGGTCTTGCTAAGATTGGGAGATACGATGAAGCTCTCTGCATTTTCCTTAGTATggataaacaaaatatactgCCCGACTGTTATACCTTCAGTTCATTGTTGAATACCATATGTTTATCCAAAAGGGTTTTCCTTCTACCCAAGTTAGTTGATGGATTTTTTGCAGATGTTGACTTGGTAGCATGTAACTCTCTGCTTAGTTATCTCGCTAAGGCTGGATTTCCTTCGCTTGCTTTAGAACTATATGATGAGATGTTGGACAAGGGTTTAATGCCAGATAAGTATAGTGTTCTTGGAGTACTAACTGGTCTTTGTCAAGCAAAAAGAATTGATGAAGCAGTTAATCTGTACAATGGTATTCTCTTGAACTATACGGGAGTTGATGCTCATATTCACACTGTAATTATAAATGGACTTATAAAAGCTGGTAAATGTCATTCAGCCATTAGAGTATTCagaaaaaatttattgggGAGAAGTTCTTTAGATGCTGTATCATATTCTGTCGCCATTCGTGGGCTTCTTATGGTTGGTAGAGGTACAGAGGCTTGTAACTTGTATAACTACATGAAGGAGGCTGGTATAAATCCAAATGGGGATATGTGCAATGTAATGCTCTCCAGTTTctgtaaagaaaaagatttggAATCAGTGAAACAGATGCTACAAGAAATGATTGATTTGGGAATAGAAATTAGCTGGAATAATTTCTGTAGGTTATGCAATGCCATTTATAGTTCATCATACAACTTTTATCTGGTCAGCCATTTATTAGTTGAGATGAAGGGTTTGGGGTTATTGCCTGACAAACTGGCGTGTAAAACATTGGTTTATAAACGCCTTAAAGCTGTGAATATTTCTGAAGAACAccataaattattgaatggCCATCTAGAATATTGTCTATTTGGTGATACATCCAGCTCCTAA
- the LOC111782887 gene encoding uncharacterized protein LOC111782887, translated as MPLLPWKSTRSSRISQIVADLQSPKRGGSLVVETGFPTSLVDLFVKHRDRLRKPSARRKSKDKRSKNEFSDSIVQPSSQSHPPEIDCSDAGGGCVHRENLEMEDLKVLDEPRECRDRGCELVRNRTETCVVGGDAAGRNGVVLFVLKMFVVAVVVLALSAKKLVVGTTLSAFLLLLLEFVGKRSVRFLKPCTHGETALRSLIRKVLKHLWIGKDDLVIQESRNYGGDPVPKVSLDAFPNESIDSPEFSSSIEEIRLVEPEVDACETPKGIEDEKSRLGFLGDEKENKDRLEVQVCENERGTRGKRNRSMFRKLVRKKSGRQAIEKKNNTEEKEFRNDRLDKASIEEQVNKEDDENLEEEQHEQEQERDLEIRTIFCEEDQDSRKPPDFDEQWQAMEVRESCEIQGIKKKGRLSYLILVLVVLAGLFGGRFLAVVLTTACCFMIKLKEFIWRRSMNPPLKTNC; from the coding sequence ATGCCGCTTCTTCCATGGAAATCCACGAGGAGTTCTCGGATCTCTCAAATCGTTGCTGATCTTCAGTCGCCGAAGCGTGGTGGTTCGCTTGTTGTGGAGACTGGATTTCCGACCTCTCTTGTTGATCTATTCGTCAAGCATCGTGATCGATTGAGGAAGCCGTCGGCGAGAAGGAAGTCGAAGGATAAGAGATCGAAGAATGAATTTAGCGACTCAATCGTTCAACCGTCTTCTCAATCGCATCCTCCGGAAATCGATTGTTCTGACGCTGGAGGCGGTTGCGTCCACCGCGAAAACCTAGAAATGGAGGATTTGAAAGTTTTGGATGAACCGCGAGAATGTCGCGATCGTGGATGCGAATTGGTGCGGAATCGGACTGAGACGTGCGTTGTCGGTGGCGATGCGGCGGGCAGGAACGGCGTCGTTTTGTTTGTGTTGAAAATGTTTGTGGTTGCGGTTGTGGTTTTGGCACTGAGTGCCAAGAAGCTTGTGGTTGGAACTACTCTATCTGCTTTTCTACTTTTGCTTCTGGAATTTGTCGGTAAGCGTTCGGTTCGCTTCTTGAAACCGTGCACTCATGGTGAGACTGCTCTGAGATCCTTGATTCGAAAGGTATTGAAGCATCTCTGGATTGGAAAGGATGATCTAGTGATTCAAGAGTCGCGAAATTACGGAGGAGATCCCGTTCCGAAAGTTTCGCTCGATGCTTTTCCGAACGAATCGATTGACTCACCGGAGTTCAGTTCCTCAATCGAAGAAATCCGACTCGTGGAACCGGAGGTCGATGCCTGTGAGACGCCTAAGGgaattgaagatgaaaagagCCGTCTCGGTTTTCTTGGAGATGAGAAGGAAAACAAAGATCGATTGGAAGTTCAAGTGTGCGAAAATGAACGTGGAACGCGAGGAAAACGCAACCGGAGTATGTTTAGGAAACTCGTACGAAAGAAATCAGGTAGGCAAGCGAtcgagaagaagaacaacacaGAGGAGAAGGAATTCAGAAATGACAGATTGGACAAGGCGTCGATTGAAGAACAGGTAAATAAAGAAGACGATGAAAACctagaagaagaacaacacgaacaagaacaagaacgcGATCTAGAAATCCGAACCATTTTTTGCGAAGAGGATCAAGATAGCAGAAAACCTCCTGATTTCGATGAGCAATGGCAGGCAATGGAAGTCAGAGAGTCGTGTGAAATTCAGGGAatcaaaaagaaaggaagattaAGTTACCTAATTCTGGTTCTGGTTGTTCTTGCTGGGCTGTTCGGAGGCCGGTTTCTGGCGGTGGTGCTGACGACCGCATGCTGTTTCATGATCAAATTGAAGGAATTTATATGGAGAAGGTCTATGAATCCGCCATTGAAGACCAATTGCTAG
- the LOC111782888 gene encoding dihydroceramide fatty acyl 2-hydroxylase FAH2-like produces the protein MIAHGFTVDLNKPLVFQVGHLGEDYQEWVHQPIVSKEGPRFFESDFWEFLTRTAWWAIPTIWLPVVCWFISMSYRMGHTPSELSLMVVFGILVWTLLEYTLHRFLFHIKTSSYWGNTIHYLLHGCHHKHPMDSLRLVFPPAATAILLFPFWNLIKLFATPSTTPALVGGGLLGYVMYDVTHHYLHHGQPSGQMARNLKKYHLSHHFRIQTLGFGITSSLWDRVFGTFPPPSKVAEKTR, from the exons ATGATCGCTCATGGATTCACCGTCGATTTGAATAAGCCGCTCGTATTCCAG gTAGGCCATCTTGGGGAAGATTATCAGGAATGGGTTCATCAGCCCATTGTCAGCAAAGAAGGGCCTCGATTTTTCGAGAGCGATTTCTGGGAG TTCTTGACTCGCACGGCCTGGTGGGCGATTCCTACCATTTGGCTACCGGTCGTTTGCTGGTTCATATCAATGTCTTACAGGATGGGCCATACTCCTTCAGAATTATCTTTGATGGTGGTATTTGGAATTTTGGTATGGACATTACTCGAATACACTCTTCATCGGTTTCTTTTCCATATCAAGACCTCGAGCTATTG GGGAAACACCATACACTATCTTCTTCATGGTTGCCACCACAAACACCCTATGGATAGCTTACGACTCGTTTTCCCGCCCGCTGCAACGGCTATTCTGCTCTTTCCA TTCTGGAATTTGATCAAGCTTTTTGCTACCCCATCTACCACACCTGCTTTGGTTGGAGGTGGGTTGCTGGGCTATGTGATGTATGATGTTACCCATCACTACCTTCATCACGGGCAGCCGTCTGGACAAATGGCACGAAACCTTAAG AAATACCACTTGAGCCATCACTTCAGGATCCAGACTCTTGGCTTTGGAATTACTTCATCACTATGGGACAGAGTGTTTGGAACATTTCCTCCACCTTCAAAAGTAGCTGAGAAAACAAGATGA